A window of the Monomorium pharaonis isolate MP-MQ-018 unplaced genomic scaffold, ASM1337386v2 scaffold_621, whole genome shotgun sequence genome harbors these coding sequences:
- the LOC105834845 gene encoding uncharacterized protein LOC105834845 — translation MRHSTPTKGSRCIKVVDPQKRGMAIPSAILHIVRPVSIKQNHNTSPSSENRHQILRAQNYRNNPALLLSETPLHPLYDPLEKSLEVKRIGHWKSKNQSTRYTIFEKTDSSSIKKTSISQNSRTPKRLSHREKISALQFPNRVPALQSELLTDNKDLRKASSRSIKLSRKCNLSQMKKSQMKQEDILALLPKIEAISSVIRKPIVSLPSKSTYNIVDITSTLSSCKIENKKTFANIVNKAKSISSTVSNHLHSSNSEYEINVLHYENDFPLRSNCPQFAQSHSKSDITNWSSVYNCDLVKSQTDNLTNERNAIKDHKCNEGKTVDDIKYSWEMNNWMPLPQRKETNACEIKIAERNARGPYDCKIKYSWQVIGISTQTSHTLLQNLLSSVSTEDNKSAYKMCIKYSWQIIGISTQASLHDYNDLDYWNGMLLTPSKNCNENEVEIGNAKTYVKPQDYAIYPEKRLKRYLILNNQQTQTFAEKEVQADPNDFYAKYSWHNLIKQYLQIVVFPDMEQILETLTKQKSDKLKLEQINYDELLHKYMIKPLTPNISSKKSVILDNSNERTKKEELLMRLTYALKRLNQYEQNIDKRSTDVQCLDTEDTFVQKKEILPQNVEENIKGIMQSAQEYIAKLDYQLKDLDNADQQIENSMMKTLKDIDETFQSLLDDVCYKVNKRREQLILEAEIHKQESLIPLRACRREVEAQVQNAQNIISMSEDILRNPRQYNANGFGKIISASNDIGRIPAVPYSEELPNINFDRPLNSYNDEIVEQISKLGCISHTIPVQIMNVEERPAGLFVKWHVINPEYYAEEQTFVIEKADGEIIDPTSSKFETVYRGSETSCFIRNIPVDQPVTLRVKIQADNVARSVHHVVRTSIPPYSWELDNENYMITNGKTVIKVTDTISTLFSRGPQFDANHIIEFKFLEVPQEGNDDEGIALVYDPQGSHDTLKRVASLMITPQGKIFMDGDEKLMRLPRMRFGSVIMISTFRKSAHVLRVNIESENKCVTYDWRIQTPLYLAARFTEHNKWHLTIE, via the exons atgaGACACTCCACTCCGACAAAAGGCAGTAGATGCATAAAAGTTGTTGATCCGCAAAAGAGAGGAATGGCTATACCGAGTGCAATACTTCATATTGTAAGACCTGTATCCATTAAGCAGAACCATAATACCTCTCCCTCTTCAGAAAACAGGCATCAGATTTTGAGAGCGCAAAATTACAGAAACAATCCTGCATTGCTGCTCTCAGAAACACCCTTGCATCCATTATATGATCCCTTGGAAAAATCACTTGAG GTAAAGAGAATCGGCCACTGGAAATCCAAAAATCAAAGCACAAGATATACTATTTTTGAAAAGACTGATTCTTCAAGTATCAAAAAAACCAGTATTTCACAAAATTCACGAACGCCGAAGAGATTATCTCACAGGGAAAAGATTAGTGCATTACAATTTCCCAATAGGGTGCCTGCATTACAATCTGAACTATTGACAGATAACAAAGATCTACGCAAAGCAAGTTCAAgatctataaaattatcaaggAAATGCAACTTGTCACAGATGAAAAAGAGTCAGATGAAACAAGAGGATATACTTGCACTTTTGCCGAAGATAGAGGCAATTAGTAGTGTTATTCGTAAACCAATTGTGTCATTACCAAGTAAATCAACCTATAATATTGTGGACATCACTTCCACACTATCAAGCTGcaagattgaaaataaaaaaacgtttgcGAATATCGTAAATAAGGCGAAGTCAATATCTAGTACAGTGTCAAATCATTTGCATTCCAGTAACAGCGAGTATGAAATAAATGTGTTACATTATGAAAATGATTTTCCACTGAGAAGTAACTGCCCACAGTTTGCACAATCTCATTCAAAGTCCGATATCACAAATTGGTCCTCTGTCTACAATTGTGATTTAGTCAAATCCCAGACTGACAATCTTACTAATGAGAGAAATGCAATAAAAGATCATAAATGTAACGAAGGCAAGACTGTAGATGATATCAAATATTCATGGGAAATGAATAATTGGATGCCACTTCCtcaaagaaaagaaaccaACGCATGTGAGATAAAAATTGCTGAGAGAAATGCCAGAGGTCCTTAtgactgtaaaataaaatattcctgGCAAGTTATTGGAATAAGCACACAGACATCGCAtactttattacaaaatttattaagtagTGTCAGTACAGAGGATAACAAGTCTGCGTATAAGatgtgtattaaatattcCTGGCAAATTATAGGGATTAGTACGCAAGCGTCTTTGCACGATTATAATGATTTAGATTATTGGAATGGCATGTTGCTGACACCGAGTAAGAATTGTAATGAAAACGAGGTTGAAATCGGCAATGCTAAGACATACGTTAAGCCGCAAGATTACGCGATATATCCAGAGAAAAGGTTGAAgagatatttgatattaaacaATCAGCAGACTCAAACGTTTGCCGAGAAAGAAGTTCAAGCCGATCCTAACGATTTCTATGCAAAATATTCTTggcacaatttaattaaacaatatc ttcaAATTGTTGTTTTTCCAGATATGgaacaaattttagaaacacTGACCAAACAAAAGTCAGATAAATTGAAGCTGGAGCAAATCAATTATGACGAATTATTGCACAAGTACATGATAAAACCATTAACGCCAAATATTTCTAGTAAGAAATCTGTGATACTCGATAACAGTAATGAAAGGACGAAGAAGGAAGAACTTCTGATGAGATTAACATATGCATTAAAGAGATTAAATCAAtatgaacaaaatattgataaaaggAGCACAGACGTACAATGTCTTGACACAGAAGATACTTTTGTACAGAAAAAGGAGATATTACCCCAGAATGTGGAGGAAAATATCAAGGGCATTATGCAATCTGCACAGGAATACATAGCAAAATTAGATTATCAATTGAAAGATCTCGACAATGCTGATCAGCAg aTAGAAAATAGTatgatgaaaacattaaaagatatagaCGAGACGTTTCAATCTTTGTTAGATGATGTATGCTACAAGGTCAATAAGAGACGCGAACAGCTGATACTGGAGGCAGAAATTCACAAACAGGAGAGTCTAATACCGTTGAGGGCTTGTAGAAGAGAAGTGGAAGCGCAAGTGCAAAATGCACAGAATATCATATCGATGAGCGAGGATATTCTACGGAATCCACGTCAATACAACGCGAATGGATTTGGAAAGATCATTTCCGCGAGTAACGATATAGGCAG GATCCCGGCAGTACCGTATTCTGAGGAACTTCCGAATATAAATTTCGATCGTCCATTGAACTCGTACAATGACGAGATTGTGGAACAAATATCGAAACTTGGGTGCATCTCCCACACAATTCCCGTTCAGATAATGAATGTTGAGGAGAGACCGGCAGGCTTGTTCGTTAAATGGCATGTAATTAATCCGGAGTACTATGCCGAGGAACAGACATTCGTCATAGAGAAGGCTGATGGGGAGATTATTGACCCGACATCGAGCAAGTTCGAGACGGTGTATAGAGGATCTGAGACTTCTTGTTTCATCAGAAATATACCTGTTGATCAACCGGTTACGCTTAGAGTCAAGATACAAGCGGACAATGTTGCAAGGAGTGTACATCACGTTGTACGAACTTCTATACCACCTTACA gCTGGGAACTTGATAACGAGAATTATATGATCACTAACGGTAAAACTGTTATAAAAGTCACAGATACCATAAGCACGCTGTTTTCACGAGGGCCTCAATTCGATGCAAATCACATCATCGAATTTAAG TTTTTAGAAGTTCCGCAAGAAGGAAATGATGACGAAGGTATTGCATTAGTTTATGATCCGCAAGGTAGTCACGATACTTTGAAGAGAGTAGCGTCGCTGATGATCACGCCTCAAGGCAAAATCTTCATGGACGGTGACGAGAAACTGATGCGCCTGCCGAGAATGCGTTTCGGTTCGGTCATAATGATCTCTACCTTCCGGAAAAGTGCTCACGTTCTGCGAGTTAATATCGAGTCTGAAAATAAATGCGTCACGTATGACTGGCGCATACAAACACCGCTGTATCTTGCAGCTCGGTTTACAGAGCATAACAAATGGCATCTGACAATCGAGTAA
- the LOC105834831 gene encoding TATA element modulatory factor — protein sequence MSWFDATGFANLAKSALKGAQKTIDKALDIKEEDPKAIQSHVDETKDFFASWGLQSEGEINKQRDSNQQKQQNSSSIWGSFTGSFFEPPKSADGSGGWKTIKHSKSLQSSVSQDEQQHSSMVSSTSAPEKLAATKDSKSTIIKSESVHKEDEGDESSVISEPVNINRSASKESDDKTASESCALSEQSSLDNVVSISTDKIVTKSASLDLEQVYYAPTVDNTDSDSTTSIDGEEGRCEVESEGNDINRISGSINVFYKIPNVSDNVSDKKSLESVEILGSQSNTDCTTTPESDLNSVTNSLSPSVVDIKVNSESVEILPDSLVTSPSSVEILGDWKSDSSPFLSPIDQKNSESYPILGGDECATPCIDCTIDTLQLPRDKFVEASSSDISPYESPMEEVKTLSVSPYPYSVDSTPSPSMFSSLDTNKSSLSHAADSSKTSPESVEVIPDVDEPDESLAEDSYTSASEGTVMTVLEPLQQLDTVKNKELADMSLKIPAKMHDSCPDDRQTSTKVSVESKLNLSLDSLKEKHNLHLTLEPITTQPIRKLDHLEGVNEKPDISTFSQLMSTTIEPPDLDSQVESMETKMIESTDQYLMSTDSSREGTLIESSSEDNATLICTNDSKVMETPLTTSSYVKTMLADAMVEKGEVIDMETHCTEIPRENSPISSESRSDLVKIGSDQASGHTSGDELETTTSSDIEIISSPNGDSSSTQSRQSPAKLQLSKGGDLLTKTLKTRGHSRELSEISVGSDETNMEIEKLLKRVQEMTEILEARESKLIDVSRINMELHEQNANLMKQLENFEKHAEQNQNINQITDEYTQRLSVLERKFQQAIRERDQLRKNLDQLKLEAASRLSSQEMFTINAEKDEIIKELREEGEKLSKQQLQHSNIIKKLRVKEKETDATIKSQKEQIEEQNTELERLKRSLHAKEEVERSQIEAVHTLTAKTKKQEKEILTLQEKLDNTVHKMEAYKKSLDAAKVDLTETKKKLVTTEEELKEAVDNAGESCQLFAQVEDLKLKYRQAEEAHVKREEFFKHENNELLKRLEASEARSEELSESVSIATKPLLRQIEQLQANLLHKSNSFMKQEKVLSEKNIELQSKIENLIEMDRLLREENVNLKSKESHLESKLNVKEKERSKLQESHDKLKNENERLLEQNKEHQSTINTLEQTHSSHVQELKREINALENKLAVEKAATDAERRRNNAILEQQQNTDEESRFSPTLSIGQESVSSANSGWPGFSDSVFDNNSGRFPPIPYESIITSSNSTSIFENLQAQLKQRDGEIQQLQWELSRRNAERDTLNSELATLTLKIEDLSASVAEARALNESLSETQTRYDALLQMYGEKVEENQELRMDLEDIKEMYKMQIDQLLKRQN from the exons ATGAGTTGGTTTGATGCCACAGGGTTTGCCAATTTGGCAAAATCTGCCCTAAAGGGAGCACAGAAGACCATAGATAAAGCCTTGGACATTAAAGAAGAGGATCCAAAGGCAATTCAGTCACACGTGGACGAAACTAAGGATTTTTTCGCAAGTTGGGGCCTGCAGAGCGAAGGGGAGATCAACAAGCAACGGGATAGCAATCAACAGAAGCAGCAAAACTCGAGCAGCATTTGGGGTAGCTTTACAGGTTCGTTCTTCGAGCCTCCAAAGTCTGCAGATGGGAGTGGTGGTTGGAAGACTATCAAGCACTCCAAGTCTCTGCAAAGTAGCGTCAGTCAGGATGAACAGCAACACAGCAGCATGGTGTCTTCTACTTCTGCCCCTGAAAAACTGGCGGCGACAAAGGACTCGaaatctacaataataaagaGCGAATCTGTACATAAAGAGGATGAAGGAGATGAGTCTAGTGTTATTAGTGAACCTGTAAATATTAATCGTAGCGCGTCTAAGGAATCTGATGATAAAACTGCGTCGGAGTCTTGCGCGTTGTCGGAACAGTCATCTCTAGACAATGTCGTTTCAATTAGTACCGATAAGATCGTAACTAAAAGTGCCAGTTTAGACTTGGAGCAGGTATACTATGCGCCAACGGTGGATAACACTGACAGCGATTCTACGACGAGTATCGATGGGGAGGAGGGACGATGCGAGGTAGAATCGGAAGGCAATGATATCAATCGTATATCAGGTTCTATTAATGTGTTCTATAAAATACCTAATGTTTCTGATAACGTTAGCGACAAGAAGAGCCTGGAGAGCGTGGAGATTCTTGGCTCGCAGTCCAACACTGATTGCACCACTACGCCGGAATCTGACCTCAACTCCGTTACCAATTCGCTAAGTCCCTCCGTTGTCGACATCAAGGTGAATTCTGAATCGGTCGAGATATTGCCGGACAGTCTGGTGACGTCGCCGAGTTCCGTGGAAATCCTGGGTGACTGGAAGAGCGACAGTAGTCCTTTTCTGTCTCCAATAGATCAAAAAAATTCAGAGTCATACCCTATTCTAGGCGGAGATGAATGCGCCACGCCGTGTATAGACTGTACAATCGACACGTTACAACTACCGAGAGATAAATTTGTGGAGGCCTCGTCATCCGATATCTCTCCGTACGAATCCCCAATGGAGGAGGTCAAAACGTTGAGTGTCAGTCCATATCCTTACAGTGTTGACAGTACACCATCACCCAGCATGTTCTCCAGCCTGGATACGAATAAAAGCAGTTTGTCGCACGCGGCGGACAGCTCGAAAACTTCCCCTGAAAGCGTTGAGGTGATACCGGACGTAGACGAGCCAGACGAGAGTTTGGCTGAAGATTCTTACACTTCGGCTTCCGAAGGTACAGTCATGACAGTACTCGAGCCATTGcaacaattggacacagttaaGAATAAGGAATTAGCTGATATGAGTTTAAAGATACCTGCGAAGATGCACGATTCATGTCCAGACGATAGACAAACATCGACGAAGGTTTCCGTGGAGAGCAAATTGAACCTGAGTCTTGATTCGCTGAAGGAGAAACACAATTTGCATTTGACGCTCGAGCCAATTACCACGCAACCGATTCGCAAATTAGATCATTTGGAGGGAGTAAATGAGAAACCGGATATTTCTACCTTTTCCCAGTTAATGAGCACCACTATAGAGCCGCCGGATCTGGACAGTCAAGTCGAAAGCATGGAAACAAAGATGATCGAGAGTACCGATCAGTATTTAATGTCCACCGATTCGAGCAGAGAGGGTACCTTGATTGAGAGTAGTTCCGAGGATAACGCAACATTAATTTGTACAAATGATTCCAAAGTCATGGAGACGCCTTTGACCACTAGTTCTTATGTAAAGACTATGCTAGCCGATGCTATGGTTGAGAAAGGTGAAGTAATCGATATGGAAACTCATTGCACAGAAATACCACGAGAAAATTCACCTATATCATCAGAAAG TCGTTCCGATCTAGTAAAAATTGGATCCGATCAAGCCAGTGGACATACAAGTGGAGATGAATTAGAAACTACAACATCGAGCGACATTGAGATAATATCTAG tccTAATGGAGATTCAAGTTCGACTCAGTCGCGACAGAGTCCGGCAAAATTGCAGTTGAGTAAGGGTGGTGATTTGCTAACAAAAACTTTGAAGACCCGGGGTCATTCTCGAGAATTGAGTGAAATCAGCGTAGGATCGGATGAAACAAATATGGAAATTGAGAAACTGTTGAAACGTGTACAGGAAATGACCGAGATTTTAGAGGCGAGAGAATCAAAGTTGATAGACGTGAGCAGAATAAATATGGAATTACATgaacaaaatgcaaatttaatgaa acagcttgaaaattttgaaaagcacGCGGagcaaaatcaaaatataaatcaaatcaCAGATGAATATACGCAACGTTTGTCGGTGTTAGAGAGAAAGTTTCAGCAAGCGATAAGGGAACGTGATCAATTGAGAAAGAATTTAGATCAATTGAAGTTAGAAGCGGCATCGCGTTTATCCTCACAGGAGATGTTTACTATAAATGCTGAGAAAGATGAAATCATAAAGGAACTTCGCGAGGAGGGCGAGAAACTCAGCAAACAACAACTTCAACACAgcaatatcataaaaaaactGCGCGTAAAAGAGAAggaaactgacgcaactataaaaagtcaaaa agaACAAATAGAAGAACAAAATACAGAATTGGAGAGATTAAAACGATCGTTGCATGCAAAGGAGGAGGTAGAACGCAGTCAAATAGAGGCCGTTCACACTTTGACAGCGAAAACGAAGAAGCAAGAGAAGGAGATATTAAcgttacaagaaaaattggaCAATACGGTACATAAGATGGAGGCCTATAAAAAGAGCTTGGATGCTGCAAAAGT GGATTTAACAGAAACAAAGAAGAAGTTGGTGACTACTGAAGAGGAATTGAAAGAAGCTGTTGATAATGCGGGTGAGTCGTGTCAATTGTTTGCACAAGTGGaggatttaaaattgaaatatcgtCAAGCCGAGGAAGCTCATGTCaa aAGAGAAGAATTTTTCAAGCACGAAAACAACGAATTACTTAAACGATTAGAAGCCTCAGAGGCCAGAAGTGAAGAATTATCCGAATCAGTCTCGATAGCAACAAAGCCTTTACTAAGACAGATCGAACAGCTTCAAGCGAACTTACTACATAAGTCTAATAGCTTTATGAAGCAAGAGAAGGTTTTAtcggaaaaaaatatcgagtTACAAtccaaaattgaaaatttaattgaaatggaTCGTCTTCTGAGAGAAGAGAATGTTAATCTGAAATCCAAGGAGTCGCATTTAGAATCGAAGCTTAATgtaaaagagaaggaaagatcGAAATTGCAGGAGTCGCACGATAagttaaaaaacgaaaatgaaAGATTGttagaacaaaataaaga ACACCAAAGTACGATAAACACTCTCGAGCAGACACATTCTAGTCATGTGCAAGAATTGAAGAGAGAGATAAACGCTCTGGAAAATAAATTAGCCGTGGAGAAAGCGGCGACTGACGCGGAACGAAGAAGAAATAATGCGATATTAGAACAACAACAAAATACCGACGAGGAATCACGATTTAGTCCTACTCTCAGTATAGGACAAGAATCTGTCAGTAGTGCGAATAGTGGCTGGCCAGGA tttagcGATTcagtatttgataataattctgGCAGATTTCCTCCAATACCATATGAAAGCATCATAACGAGTTCAAATAGCACGTCGATTTTCGAGAACTTGCAAGCACAATTGAAACAAAGAGATG GTGAAATACAACAACTTCAGTGGGAATTATCTCGGCGAAACGCGGAGAGGGATACGCTGAATTCAGAATTGGCAACGTTAACTTTGAAGATCGAGGATTTGAGTGCAAGTGTCGCGGAAGCGCGGGCACTCAACGAAAGTCTTAGCGAGACACAAACCAGATATGACGCACTACTACAAATGTACGGCGAGAAGGTCGAGGAAAATCAGGAATTGCGAATGGACCTCGAGGACATTAAGGAGATGTACAAAATGCAAATCGATCAACTTCTAAAGCGGCAGAATTAA
- the LOC105834844 gene encoding protein BUD31 homolog, with translation MPKVRRSKKPPPDGWELIEPTLEELEQKMREAETEPHEGKRKQESLWPIFKIHHQKSRYIYDLFYRRKAISRELYDYCLNENIADKNLIAKWKKVGYENLCCLRCIQTRDTNFGTNCICRVPKGKLEEGRIVECIHCGCRGCSG, from the exons atgCCAAAGGTACGACGAAGCAAGAAACCACCGCCTGACGGTTGGGAGCTGATTGAACCGACGCTAGAGGAATTGGAGCAAAAGATGCGCGAAG ccGAAACGGAGCCCCACGAAGGAAAGAGGAAACAGGAATCCCTCTGGCCGATATTTAAAATCCACCATCAAAAATCTCGATATATCTATGACTTGTTCTACAGGAGAAAGGCGATCAGTCGCG AATTGTATGACTACTGCCTGAACGAAAATATTGCTGACAAGAACCTGATCGCCAAATGGAAGAAGGTTGGCTATGAAAATCTGTGCTGTCTGCGCTGTATTCAGACAAGGGATACAAACTTTGGCACAAACTGCATCTGCAGAGTGCCAAAGGGTAAGCTCGAGGAGGGTCGGATAGTGGAGTGCATACATTGCGGTTGCAGAGGATGCTCCGGTTGA